In one window of Eubalaena glacialis isolate mEubGla1 chromosome 13, mEubGla1.1.hap2.+ XY, whole genome shotgun sequence DNA:
- the LOC133102915 gene encoding protein AMBP-like isoform X1: protein MCWGHTCNGEPVRNAASQASPRPGGSECVFTSTDPRAESSLRSTVTEHLAPAGRSRTRGGGEITQCTGLSPAPPLPHSPPHCLSRPSAGVGKALSAPSFPQKPSCKATNMSRLCLSASLLVLLGTLVAGTPEGETSNQAQEPLPVPAALRPAFCLEPPYTGPCRALFIRYFYNAKSGLCETFAYGGCRRKQNNFLDKEDCISTCGGRNRALGEPGSWAPLRW from the exons atgtgtTGGGGACACACCTGTAACGGTGAGCCTGTTAGGAATGCAGCTTCTCAGGCCTCACCCAGACCTGGGGGATCAGAATGTGTATTTACTTCCACGGACCCACGGGCAGAGtcaagtctgagaagcactgttACTGAGCATTTGGCCCCAGCAGGCAGAAGCAGGaccaggggaggtggggagattaCGCAATGTACAGGACTGAGCccagctcctccccttcctcactcCCCTCCTCATTGCCTGTCCCGCCCCTCAGCTGGGGTGGGAAAAGCTCTGTCAGCCCCCAGCTTTCCTCAGAAGCCCTCCTGCAAGGCCACGAACATGAGCCGCCTCTGCCTCTCTGCATCCCTTCTCGTCCTCCTGGGCACCCTAGTGGCCGGCACCCCGGAGGGTGAAACCAGCAACCAGGCCCAAG AGCCCCTCCCAGTCCCTGCAGCCCTGCGCCCTGCCTTCTGCCTGGAGCCTCCCTACACGGGTCCCTGCCGGGCCCTGTTCATCAGATACTTCTACAACGCCAAGTCTGGGCTCTGCGAGACCTTTGCTTACGGTGGGTGCAGAAGGAAACAGAACAACTTCCTGGATAAGGAGGACTGCATCAGCACCTGTGGTGGCCGCAACAGGGCCCTAGG AGAGCCGGGCAGCTGGGCTCCCCTGAGATGGTGA
- the LOC133102915 gene encoding uncharacterized protein LOC133102915 isoform X2, whose protein sequence is MCWGHTCNGEPVRNAASQASPRPGGSECVFTSTDPRAESSLRSTVTEHLAPAGRSRTRGGGEITQCTGLSPAPPLPHSPPHCLSRPSAGVGKALSAPSFPQKPSCKATNMSRLCLSASLLVLLGTLVAGTPEGETSNQAQVPAALRPAFCLEPPYTGPCRALFIRYFYNAKSGLCETFAYGGCRRKQNNFLDKEDCISTCGGRNRALGEPGSWAPLRW, encoded by the exons atgtgtTGGGGACACACCTGTAACGGTGAGCCTGTTAGGAATGCAGCTTCTCAGGCCTCACCCAGACCTGGGGGATCAGAATGTGTATTTACTTCCACGGACCCACGGGCAGAGtcaagtctgagaagcactgttACTGAGCATTTGGCCCCAGCAGGCAGAAGCAGGaccaggggaggtggggagattaCGCAATGTACAGGACTGAGCccagctcctccccttcctcactcCCCTCCTCATTGCCTGTCCCGCCCCTCAGCTGGGGTGGGAAAAGCTCTGTCAGCCCCCAGCTTTCCTCAGAAGCCCTCCTGCAAGGCCACGAACATGAGCCGCCTCTGCCTCTCTGCATCCCTTCTCGTCCTCCTGGGCACCCTAGTGGCCGGCACCCCGGAGGGTGAAACCAGCAACCAGGCCCAAG TCCCTGCAGCCCTGCGCCCTGCCTTCTGCCTGGAGCCTCCCTACACGGGTCCCTGCCGGGCCCTGTTCATCAGATACTTCTACAACGCCAAGTCTGGGCTCTGCGAGACCTTTGCTTACGGTGGGTGCAGAAGGAAACAGAACAACTTCCTGGATAAGGAGGACTGCATCAGCACCTGTGGTGGCCGCAACAGGGCCCTAGG AGAGCCGGGCAGCTGGGCTCCCCTGAGATGGTGA
- the LOC133102915 gene encoding serum basic protease inhibitor-like isoform X3, with product MSRLCLSASLLVLLGTLVAGTPEGETSNQAQEPLPVPAALRPAFCLEPPYTGPCRALFIRYFYNAKSGLCETFAYGGCRRKQNNFLDKEDCISTCGGRNRALGEPGSWAPLRW from the exons ATGAGCCGCCTCTGCCTCTCTGCATCCCTTCTCGTCCTCCTGGGCACCCTAGTGGCCGGCACCCCGGAGGGTGAAACCAGCAACCAGGCCCAAG AGCCCCTCCCAGTCCCTGCAGCCCTGCGCCCTGCCTTCTGCCTGGAGCCTCCCTACACGGGTCCCTGCCGGGCCCTGTTCATCAGATACTTCTACAACGCCAAGTCTGGGCTCTGCGAGACCTTTGCTTACGGTGGGTGCAGAAGGAAACAGAACAACTTCCTGGATAAGGAGGACTGCATCAGCACCTGTGGTGGCCGCAACAGGGCCCTAGG AGAGCCGGGCAGCTGGGCTCCCCTGAGATGGTGA